A segment of the Streptomyces pactum genome:
GGTGACCCGGCTGTCGTTGGAGGCGTCGGGTACCACCACGAGCAGCGCTTCCTTGCCCTTGTAGACGCCGTCCTTCGTGGCTAGCGCCGCGTCGTTGCGGCCGATGCCCTTCTGGATACATTCAGGGACCGCCGGCTGCTTGAAGACTCGGTTCTCACCGCCGGTCTCGGACTCCATGCCGAAGCTGCGCGGTGTACGCGGTCCGTTCTGCGCACCCTGCTCGTCGGCGATGAGATCGGCGACCTGCTCCTTCAGCTTTCCCTCGGAGAAGGTGTCCGCGAGCGCCGTGTCGTCGGATGGGCTGCCCCCGGTCACGGAGGAGACGATCACCGCGCCGAGCCCGATGGCGGCAGCGGCGGCCACGGCGCCGAGAACGGCGATCCTGCGCCGCCCGCCGCGCCTGCGGTCCTTGCGGCCCGGGCCGGTGGAGGAGGGGCGGGCGCGCCCGGCG
Coding sequences within it:
- a CDS encoding anti-sigma factor family protein; its protein translation is MSGHPDVAEISDLAEGLLPPSRTADVRQHLEGCELCADVFASLEEIQGLLGTLPGPARMPDDVAGRIDAALAAEALLSATGPDTHEPMPATVAPAVSGRGDSSPVSRETSATANRPAGRARPSSTGPGRKDRRRGGRRRIAVLGAVAAAAAIGLGAVIVSSVTGGSPSDDTALADTFSEGKLKEQVADLIADEQGAQNGPRTPRSFGMESETGGENRVFKQPAVPECIQKGIGRNDAALATKDGVYKGKEALLVVVPDASNDSRVTAYIVESTCVEKPAVGKAEILLKHSYARS